A single window of Sphingobium sp. SCG-1 DNA harbors:
- the infC gene encoding translation initiation factor IF-3 yields MMRRPLAPMPKSGPRYNEFISVPKVRVIDEEGENLGVMFTQEAIEQAAEVGLDLVEVSPNADPPVCKFLDVGKFKYEAQKKANIARKTQKTQEIKEIKMRPNIDDHDYDTKMKKVHDFIGEGDKVKITLRFRGRELSHQQLGMALLQRVAENVVEVAKVEAYPRMEGRQMLMVLAPK; encoded by the coding sequence ATGATGCGCCGCCCATTGGCGCCGATGCCGAAATCCGGCCCCCGCTACAATGAATTCATCAGCGTTCCCAAGGTCCGCGTGATCGATGAAGAGGGCGAAAATCTGGGCGTGATGTTTACGCAGGAAGCGATCGAGCAGGCTGCCGAAGTGGGCCTGGACCTCGTTGAAGTCTCCCCGAACGCCGATCCGCCAGTCTGCAAGTTCCTGGACGTCGGCAAGTTCAAGTACGAAGCCCAGAAAAAGGCGAATATCGCCCGCAAGACCCAGAAGACGCAGGAGATCAAGGAGATCAAAATGCGTCCGAACATCGACGATCATGATTATGATACGAAGATGAAGAAGGTTCACGATTTCATCGGTGAAGGCGACAAGGTGAAGATCACGCTGCGCTTCCGCGGCCGCGAATTGTCGCATCAGCAGTTGGGCATGGCGCTGTTGCAGCGCGTGGCCGAAAACGTGGTGGAAGTTGCGAAGGTTGAGGCCTACCCGCGCATGGAAGGCCGACAGATGCTGATGGTGCTCGCCCCTAAATAA